The window attttattttctcgtgtGCGTAATTAAATTCACATAATGTCACCTGTTGtaaataattgtaatataaataattgtaatttaataataataatggcaaccCCACCACACaataataattgtatacaaatattcATGGCATAAATTATTTGGAAAACGGACTGTGCTTTGTACTGGTATCTCATTCCTCAAGGAAGTAAACAAATTTGAAACCAACTCAGGACCAATTATTTGTTTAGAGGGTATTATTTAAAAGTTACATAACATGCAAGGTACACTTATAATTCAGGAGTATAAAAGTCTGAATCATATTACTGCTAAATATAATTATCAGTAAGAACAGTAATTAGTCCAGttataacaggaaaaaatctggAGTCGAGAATAATCACAGGATCATTATAAAATGTCTGTTATTGTATTTAGATGTTTATTAtgctgtggtggcctgtcttctGTACTCTGTTGGTTCAAgcagtatacagtatactatttATTGGGGATtgtacatttcagaatttttatcgTTGGTGCGATGAAGCTTATGAGGAGATGGATTCCACATTAGTGGTTCAGCAATATATTCAGCAAACCATTCGTCTTGATGCAAACAACATTGACGCCATATTGAATGCACCCGAATCTCAGGACGAAGGAGTCTGGAAGTATGAACATCTTAGGTGAGTCAAGTTGGAGATTTGATTTGTAAAGGTTACTGATAAATGGATTTGTTTATTCTTGTTGGATATAGATGTAGAATGTAGGACCCATATAATTGTATTAGATGTGAAATGTTGGCGACTTCTAATTTTATCAACAAAAGTTTAAAGGTTTACTaacaaaagtttacaaaacttGGTAGAATTTTTGCTGTTAAATATTTAGCCTcccattattaaatttttaagatCCTTTAACTGGTtcagtttattttccattcttggTAGGTTCAGTGTTTTGCCTGTGGCCTATTTAGCTATTAGAAAGTCTGGCTGactgttattaataaaaatgaataatgtacaTTGTTGATGAATACAGTAATCACGGGGAATATGTCCTTCCATATAGACTAGTTTAAGTCACTTAAGTTTTCATTACGGTGAGGGCAAAGATAATCATAGGTCATTCATCATATTTAAAATCTTGCAAAGCGCATActgtttaaaatcaaaatacttttgggaaaaatactgtatattataggtGTACTTGGTATTCTTAAATGATCTTCAATATTAATATCCTTTCAGACAATTTTGCATGGAACTTAATGGTTTAGCAGTGCGACTTCAAGGAGAGTGCCAGCCATCTACATGCACACAAATGACCGCCACTGAGCAGTGGATATTCTTATGTGCAGCACACAAAACTCCCAAGGAGTGCCCTGCCATAGATTACACTCGCCATACTTTGGATGGAGCAGCTTGCTTATTAAATTCTAACAAATATTTCCCTAGTCGGTTAGTATATTTAGATGGTTATTGGATCTGACTTCTCTGTAGGAACAATGTTTTGATCAAGTAATACTGTATTCATTTCCACTTCATGTGGATGAACTAGGAAACTATTCAGTGACTTAGGTTGCTGATAAAGTAATTTGCTGGTCTTCAAGTTGTTAAAAGGATTCAATATTAAGAGACAATAATGAAAACTTAAGCAACCactaagtccttttttttttcttttcctctattGTTTGTTGTATTAGTTACTTTCAATTAGcctgtttaatatttaattttgtgttaAATTAAATGATGCTCATTTCAAGCCTCTAAAGTACATTGTACACTATTTTAGTGGAGTAGAATGTTTCTGTTAATGAAGCCCTGCTAACAGAATTGTTCAAACTTTTTCAGAGTAAGCATAAAAGAATCTTCTGTGGCTAAGTTAGGGTCCGTCTGCCGTAGAGTGTACAGGATATTCTCTCATGCTTATTTCCACCATAGGGCTATCTTTGATGAATTTGAGGTATGTATGAAAATTGGGTGAGGATGGTTATGGGTAGACTTACATTAGATTAATAATTGATGGGTGTTCTTTTAGGTACAGTAATTGTTACTTGATGgcttactatataaaataaaatatgtaattttttatcacaaatacTTTCCAGGTTTCAGTGAACCAAATGTTTAATCCTTAAAGCTTAGTATAAAAGTATTTTCAAGTTTAGCAAAGTAGAATAGCTTCATATTTTAATCTtcgtgaaatattttcttcagaaGCATCTTTAGtaccattgttttaattttgtattttatcaaaCCTGTAAATTGTACTAAAAGGTTATTTGTTCCCATGAGAATAAAAACCATTGAATTTTATACAAGATTATTCCCCAGCACCAGCCTGAAATGGCCATTGAAGCTTGGTAGCAAGGTATTTAATTGTTGGTAGGCAGATTAGTGGAGATAAATCTAACCAACCTTTCAGAAACACAGCATTTTCTTTGGCTTCTGGTCTGTGCAAACATTATTCTCTTTTGCTGACTAGTACTGTGTAAGctaatttttaagtgttttttttctgttttgactgattgattttggATTGTGAGTGTATCTGTTCTTTGGAAATGGGAAGCTATTCAAGAGAAAGTGAAAAGTTGTGGATGAACAGCATAGACCtgtagtgtgtgtgcgtgcacgcgtCATGTTATCCTAAACTGTGGACCTCACCAATTCTGTTCCTTTTGCAAAGGAGTGGTTTTGCAGTACTGATTTGTTCTGTGAGGAGTGGTCAAGAATTCGTAATTCTGGACATTTACTAGGTGAAGAATTGGTAATTCTGGACATTTCCTAGAAGGTCCTCTGAGTATACAATTACGTACCACCAACCAGAGAGCATTGGGCTGTTATTCTCAGGCATTCTTGGAAATAGAGACTGGGCACTTACAGGTGCACAAACACATCATCAGTAAAAGTATTCTCAGTAGGTTGGTAGGGAACAACTGGAAACCATTAAAATCTTCACCACATTCTTCCATAAACTGTTGGTGTTACCACAACAAGCACTAGGGTTATGGTCTAGATATATGGGATTTTCATACCACTGTTAGGGTTATGCAAGTTGTAATAGTAACCATTGCTGTGTCTCTAGCTGTTTATGTTATGCCAAATACCAGCTTGGAAGTAATTTCTAATTAGATGAAAATGAGAGCTGAAAATCTCATTAATTAGCAGCTTCTCTTAACCAGcaatgttatcatcatcatcatcagtgccTTTAGTGGCATGCATTGCATAAAGCCTCTATGAAACCTACCTctcatgtctttcttgtgctGTCACAAATCCCCACTATCTCTTAAGTAGGCCTGGGTCTCCTAGTTCAGCcgacatttttatgtaatattcttTCCAGGGTAATGCAGATGTAGTACAGTATGACAAAAGTAATACTGTAATTTTGGTAACTTGTATGAACTTGGGCAATATTCGAaacaatttgtttaaaatattcagccatagtaaattttaaaaaacttctgTTTCAAAAATACAGGCATCATATTTTTACTGGAATTGTCTATACTTTTTTAGTGTTTAATATTACTATCTTATTCTGCATTACAGGCTGAAACTGCTTTATGTCGCCGCTTCACCGTGTTTGTAACCAAGTACAATCTCATGTCCAGGGATAACCTTATTGTTCCCATTCTGGAAGATGAAAGTGCAGGCCAGGGAGAATCAGAGGCCTAGGCCTGCTGGCTAGATTAGATCCTTCGAGCAAATTTATTGCAGCAACTCACAATTCTTCGTTTCTCCATATGCTGGATTTACTTTTGAGCACTATTTATGTTTTGTCAGTGGTAATGCTGAGTGTTAGTCGTTTCTTGTCTCTTGCAGAGCTAATACTGTTTGTCGTTGATTGTATTCTTTTCCTAAAGATTCATTGGTTTGTGTTGAGcagcacatttatttatatttcatagatTGTATTCTGGAAAATACAATTGACTTATATTCATGGATATGTTAACAGGTTTTGATATATCTTAGTAAAATGTATGCatgaaaagttcatgtgtctTGCACTGATTATTGAAATCTCATATTCTAAGTAGGTTCTCTATTCTCAGAGTGGTATTGAAATTATAAGATTAAATATCAAGGATTATAACTTGTCATTTAAATATTTCGTTTTTCATTACAGAATTTGATAATTCTGCCAGTCTCTAGTTAGAACTTATTCTACTTTTCTCGTTATTCTGAATGCCTAAATTTTTTATAGATGTTGGAAACTTATTGTAGACATATTACGGTATTCTCATGAATCGTATGCAGTATGTAATAGGAATGCACAtccttttttagtctttttcGAAGATGCCAAAAAATTTCTAACACTGCTGGGTTACTTCAAGAGTTTAACATACAGTACCTTGCATTACACTGTCTGCGCTTTGGTCCTTCAAGTTTGTATAGCTGTATATTTGTCAGACATTTGTTATGCAGACATGTTATCAAAGAAGAGTGTGGTCATAAAAGTTATATATGCATTCTTTCAACTGCTTATATTGTTTAgaaatgtgtttgtatttttcgtagagggggggggagagcaattttcttttcagacatTTATTCCTTTAATTAGGGTACTTGATTTATTCAGATTTCAGTAtttaaagaatttcatatataacaacatatttgTACAGTACTCTAGTATTAATGCAGCTTTGTCTTCAAAGTTTCAGTCACTGTCGTATTTATTTCACAAAGAGTTTGGTGCTTTTTAACTTATATCTTATGTCGGCTTCTTTTGTGTCCTAATTTTCTTTTGCCTGTTTTGCCACCACCCATAATGGGTGGTGTACTTGCAAACATCTTATTCATTGAGGTCAACTTATGTGTAATTTCTTGCATGGTGTTGTAGGAGACAGATGGTGCCATGTAACCGTGAATCCacattatttgtgttttttgtattaGGTTAGAATCAccatattctgtatatgtatttattaatcttCAGAAATTTTAGAAAAGCTTTGTACTAAAGATTTTTCCATTCATCAAAATTACTAGGAAATTTAATGACTATTCTGGTGGCATATCCCAGCAGTTTTTAGATGGTTTTTTCCTCCatacatgaatgaaaatttcATAGGCCAACTTATAGAAATTTCAGGTTGTGGTTTTTTGTGTTCAGCAAAACTGAGCTGTAGCAGTTGTGTCATGCTTATTTTGTTCATAATTGAAGCCTGTTTTAGTGAACAAATCCCAACAGTTATTTATAGTAACATGGAAGAAACAAATAACATTCCAAAGATTGTGTATGGCCACAATACAGTACCTAATACACTCCAGGTCAGCTTGTAGTCTCTATATAAGAAATGTGTTCATGTAACTTCAGAGCACCATCAAAttggattttatattttgttcttattgtaTTTAAAAAGTTTGCTATTATTATAAAGTATTCACTCATTTTTAATAGTGTACATGGATGTAAGAGCCTTAGTTGTCTAGATTACTTCATGGGTTTACCCCGCTGTAATTTCTACTTAATACAGAAATTAGGAAGCTGTAATTTGTTGCCTTGATACAGCCTTCacctcttcattttatatatgtaattaagaTTGCTGCGAGTGCAGCGCTGTACTTTGAACTCGGTATAATACAAAGGTTAGCATGTGACGAAGGTTTCATTTCCTGAAAGTAAGAAGAGGCTCTgaccaattttctttttcctttagctGCAGGTTTTTTACGCCTCTGCATAACGTGTGTTTTGTAAGTAGATAGATGAGACAGGTAATGTTTCAAAATGGAGTAGTTAATGATAAAGGTGTGTAAATAGTATTTCTAATTTGTGTGatgttttttcttctgtaaatgcTCTCTATAAATAATCAAGAGCCTTGAACTTTCATACATTATTCATGACCAAATAAGCAGTTGTATatagaaaattgataaaattgcCAAGCAGTGGTATGTACTCAAGTGTTTTTATATCCTTCTTCAGAAAGGTAAATAGTAACAGTAAAACAagtttgacgtaggaaaaacctatttttggtagtcgctgttgagtcctcaacgagttaccttccatggtctaccagagctccttGGTGatcaaactaatatcaaagaagtctcttctagttggtcttttttgaccaggtattgtgtcgtaatgattaacattataacacgtgatggagtatataatggactcaaagataagagggcactttccctcaTCTCCAGCgcagctgaacccagtttttccagcatcaaaagaacctgcaagaaagagaagtgactaatgtgcatccgccctcttgtttacaaccaggccattaaaagaccaaggagccattatctCTGGTCTATAGCGAACGGTTCACGTTACCAGCACTCCGAAAAAAGAATACTGGAGAGTGGCATTAAATAATCATTTATCAACAAACAAGCTGTCAACATGAGAGAAGAGCAAGTGACGAAGATATTCTGATATACACATGGGGACCTGGACTTGACACCATGTAATGGCTTGTTGCTAACCTAGGTAAACTcgtcataaaattaaaactacagtTGATGAGCATGCATCATAACCTTAACTTCTGAacattattcatatgaatattattatctaaaaccACCTAATTCTGTATGACACAATTATTATAAGTATAGTAAAGGTTTCCCCATAatacaaggaagcagttaaatgATTACTGTTAAGTGGCCGTGTGGTGTAAGAGTCTTCAGTGTAGCTTAGAGGAATTTAGTCCCTGGCCACAACATTTTTCACACAACTTCAGTCTGCTTacactgctttattttttttttttttttttatactgggtaatttcttttgtaaatccaAATCAAGTTGTTCCTTCTATCGAACAGATTATTTGATGTGAACTGGCTTAGAGATCAGGAAAGTTATATACCAGTATACTTTGAAGCAGACGGATGGTGAGGATGAACAGTCTGCTTCTGCCATACAATTCAAGTAATTGATTATTTCAAGCTCTATTCTTAGTGGGTAGTCCAATTCCCAGAGCCTCTTAATAGATACAGTACTAGTATCATTGCCTATGTCTGGTATAAGCCCTATAGGGTGGTCCATTAATACAGGGTTTACATCTTTTATATAGCCTTGTGTAGTGCGCTTGAACCGACATTCCATAACCAATACGTTAAATCCTCAAAATGATGTCCTCACTTTTTATGCCGTATAAAGACACTGACTGCAAACATAACATTTCAGAACAAATCAGCCTGGCCCATACCATCCAGTGGCTTTCCATTAACACTAGCAAGTCTCATCAAAATCTAACAGATCCTCCTTCTTCAACTTCAGATCAGACATCACCTTTACAAAAGCAATCGTTGTATTGGCTCCCGAATCAGCATCAACGTATCCTTTTActaaatacaatactgtatgcaTATTGCTGGAAGATGCAGGTCAGGGGATAATGCTGGACATCTTTCTAACTGAATCCAAATGTTGGCAATCATAGCCAAATTTCTATACTTCTCTCTACAGGTTACAGGATCTTCTTTCATTGGTTTCTCATAGACTGTGTTGTAGTCTTCACAGCATCCACATTTGTGGTATTTTCCTTCAGAATTTACCATTTTGATGAACATGAAATCCAGATCTGCAACAATTTTTATGTTCCTTGTATTGTAAATGGCCAAAAGCATTCCTTCTGTTCATGCTTTTGACTTCTCACACTGACTCTGGATTTATTAGCATTAGCGTTAATAGTGGACCTTTTGACTTCTCTTTTGGCCATCTCATGACTGTAACAGTGTGACTGTATTTACCAAGTTCAAAGGTGGCCTTCAACTAAATAATTCTGACTCCATTTCATCAACACGAATGTCCGATACAACTACAATTGCAAGCCACTTGTATGCTGCCATACCTGCAAGATGCATATCCTTTGCTTGTTTCCTAAGGTCAACATGAAAATCATCAAAGGACTCTCTAGGTCTTTGTTTCCTTCTCACAAGCTTATGTTGGTCCAGTGCGCTGTTCCTCTGGTTATTAAGGTGTAACCTCATACCAAAGAGGATTTCAGTCAAGGTCCACATTGGGATACCCAGTGCACCACATATTTTTTGCAGAATGTCTAAAAGGATGCTACATGATCCTCATGTTTTTTCACTTAACTTGGTAACTGAAGTTTGCTGTAATTTTCCCAAATAGCCCCAGtggaattattttcaagtaattcaGGTGgttgtactgatttttttttttttttttttttgtgcattttactTATCTCGATCTTGAAGAAAAACAAGACATTTTCTTCTTGAGGtatatgaaaattcatttaaaatagcTCCAAACATTTGACCACACATCTGATGCAAAAGCTGGAATCACTTCTTGCTCTGGATCTGTTGCTGCAGCATTTTCACAAAAAGCAAAACAGGATCAACCCTGCCCAAGCTAGTTTCCTTTAGTTTCCCACCAGTCAGGGGTAGGCTACATAGGATTTCTGCTGCCCTGGCCTTCTCTACCAGgggtgtcatttcagatttttgttgggggtgtcaaagacggtttggccagcgaagcgagcctaatcagctaagttttttttttattttgagctattttatgtgtttttgaagccacatgagcaaggtacttcagacagacggacagacaaagatcaagaaacataataattctgagaaattttatacatttatgattgcacatttaaaaagaaaacatgctattacttcttggggcttgggggtgaagggggccaagttgaggcttttGGGGGGCAACTTGGATCTCGGGGGGacaagttgagtcttgagggggcaGTTGACCACCCCAGTCCCCCCAAATGAGGCCCCTGTTCTCTACTGCAGCTTGAATGAATCTGATGAAACTTGCCATACTGTTCTCTGTACCATAGCTCCCAGTGCATCATGAgaattcttgattttttcatAGGCCAGGCTTGAAATATCGTCAATggatataaatgcaaaattagaGGATTCCTTACTGTAATCTGCTTGTAATACAATAATTTTAcaagcagtgaaaaaaaaaattgccaaaataccATGGCTACCTTAGAATTTTCAAGGTCAAAGTGGATTTTTCCTTCTAACTGGGTATAATGCAGTACATATTCTGAGAAGTTAATCATGTAAAACTGCAATTTACTTGCAATTCACTATTGTTGCAAGCAACACAATTTACCAAAATGGCCAGGATGTGATTCCAGGTGGACGTGTCGTTGCAACTTTTGGTCCACTAATCACATATGAAAAAATCTAATATACtgcaataaattaatttttcaatcaaTACGAAAGCTGCCACAATAGCAAGGTTATTATAGCCTTAGCAATTTGAGGAGGACCTGTAATTTTCCATCCAATTGGGTATAATGCAGAATTTTGGGCAGCTGTTCACAAATATGAATACGGAATTGTAATGCACTGCAATATGGTTGCAATAATGTTACAAGCAATGCAAAATTTCCCCCAAATACTATTTGTGGCCCTAATGCTTGTTAGAGGTTCAAAGTGGACTTTTCCTTCACTTTGTGTACACTGCACTTTACATATTTAGAGGgaacaaaacagttttaaatgTGAGAGGCAAGGTAGTTAATTCAAATTAACTAAGAACATCAACTTAAgtaactaaaatacaaaaaaacacaagCCATATCTGGTGTACTGTACACAGACCTGGACTTTGGACCAAGTGGGCTATAATAATTAACCTTTAAGAATAAATCTTATTCCATTAATTACACGAAACCAATATAAATGCTGAAATATCTTGCTAAATATAGCACTGCTTACATTCCCATACTGCAAACAAATTGAAGAATGATATTACCACTAAGTATTATGTTCACGATTTGTGGCCCAAAATGATGCTTTTTAGCCTGtttgaaataaaagtgaatttggtCCCTGATGATTCACTAAGGCAATATCCTTGCAACTCGCTGAATTTGACACTGCTTGCAACATTAAAGTATAGCACTATATTGCAACCCTGCATCGCCTGAGATTGTTCCAATATACTGAATTACACCATGGGAAAACTTTTGGAAACCAGAAACAAATACAGCTACTGCCTTGCTATTTtgacaattttcagttatttgcaaCATTACTGTCAAGCAACCAGTTGCAATCTATAATTATCTGTTTGCAATGTGCCCTAATTAATGCAAAATATGCCAAAATCCCACTTAGTCAGCTTTTGAGGTCAAAATGAACTCTTTCTTCAAACTGGGTATATTGCACTATTTGTAGTTGCTAATTctgaatacaaatacaaaactgCTATATAGCAAACGGATAGAAATACAGAAATGCTACAAGCAATGGAGCATTTGCCAAAACATCCAGGCTATCCTTAGTAACTGTTAAGGTAAAACtaattataatgctgtatgatgtATTTGGCTCCTTAGCTATTCATAAATGAGAAAGCAAAAATGCAAGATTGCAGTCTTCTTCCTACACAGTAAAGCTGAAACCAGTACAACAGCCTATCTGCAAAATACGCCGAGGTTAGGCCTATCCTTGCTTCTTGTTTGAGTCAAAATGTACGTTTAATCCAAGTATCACTGTATTTTGCACCACGGCCTAATTACGAATGAAtgcaaaattataacaattttattttcttgtaacacAGTAATGCTACAAATACAAAACTCGCAAATACAACTCTGGAGCCTATGTGAACTTTTCCTTCAAAATCTCTATAATACAGTACGCTACTTTGGGGGGTCCTAATGGCGTTTACATGAAAGTAAAATCGCAAGATACTATAATTTgcttctaataattttttttctgggaattcATACTCGTTATTGGAGGACCAATACACTACAATGGGCCTATACCTTACTTaaagagtctttttttttttaaccctctcCACCTTTAAACAAAAAGCTACGGTATAGGCTCAGCCTAACCTAGCTTTACCTAGGCTACAGGATCACCGAAACATTAGGTTACAGTAGTTTTAACTTTGAAAAGGGTACAAGCCTAGTGCATTATACTTGGGCAATAATCACGAATATCTAGTAGATTTTAACACAATGAAATTTCGAGGAATCCAACCTTTCCGACGTATTCTGTCTTACGAACTTCATTGCGACAACTGAGCTACGACCTTACACCTCTTGAACTTCGACACTGACAAGATGGTTATCTAAGATGGTATGTCCACATAGTACGGTGACTATAGCAATGTTATCTGTACAAAAGACATGCAAATGATTTGAAGGTGTTATAGAAATGCCTTATGTAATAACCTTTACATGAAATGTACTGTAAACCAACTAATTAACTAACAGTTACATATACGGAGAAGACCTAAACTGTTATAtacgaaaatttataaaatttagacaatttatcctttttgttttacAAGATGTGTAGACATTCGACGTATAAAATACTGCAAATTCTGTAGTATAAATGCGTCTTTCATTAATTATCTCTACCAAGCTCTGGCAAATAATATACGGTTTACTCATGACAATGAAAACGTTACGTATTAATACATAAACATTGCAAACGTTTGCACGGATAACAGCGCTTCAAAAACTTGAACTATAatccttttcagttttaaaatatcaaaatatatgtaatatggaAATTACAGTTTCCTTTTGCATTATTTTCTCGTTTGGTAAACAAACACATTCAGACACACAAAAACTTGCTCTGTTCTTGAGGTTTGAATAACGTATTCCTTGAAAGATACGTTTTTTATGATTGCCGTGATTTACTTCGCCAACATATGCTTTCTGTAAACTTCACTTGCTTTTCTTTCTACCGATTTAAATTTGTGATAGCAAATTAGAGCATTCCTTTTTCATTCAAGTTGCTGTTACCAGACTACTTATGTTACATTTAGAGGCTTCATGTTTCTATGCCCATTGTTACTTAACATCagacaaaaatacttttttttctcaactATAGATATCCCTTCTTGAAAATGTCTATCGTGTCTTCTaagtttctcctttcttttcatttatatttcatgacattttccatttttttcagtttccttacACCATTAACGAGTGCTGTCAATGCTGTACATATAACATCTGTAATATTCTGAGTTTCTGTTATGCCATCTTATCTTCTGTTTATAATTGGTTCCCACTTATTTGGTTTTGTTAGTAGTTTTACGACATGCCATTTTGTTATGGACGTAGGCTACACTATgcatttcattatctttcttttctttccatctaAGTTTTCTGTGATCTTTGTAATTTGTCTTGATATACTAATCTAATCTCCTCTGGTATAAGTCGTATATGCCTTTACATTTCTCAGACACATGATGGAAACCTCATCAGtatctttcatatttaaaaatcTGTTCAGAGTTTGTTCTCTTGTCTTTAACCTATTTCCATTTTACAGTTTGGGAAAGTAAAAGCAACTAAAGGGTTGCTTAccactttcttctttttcaaaaaattctaaTAGGGCTCTAAGCTTCTTGATTTACCTAGCCTGTTATTCAGAAAAGGATCAAGAGTTTTCTTCTGCAGCCAACTGTATccttcatttaatatcaaaagtaTGCAATGTGCCTGTTAAAGCCTAAAACTCATTTTAAAGACTAAGGATAAAGTGCAATAATGAGGAATGTATCAAATGAATTctgtattgtaaaatatttttacaggatAGCCTGTCCAGTATTAGGACATGGGCCTGTCAGTCACCTTTTCTAAAATGTATAATCTTCTTGATGTAAATActtaaaactacaaataaataaatatcgtaacaataaataacaagagTGTTATTGCCAAAGCTGCGAAAGTTAATGGAGGAAGGTACAGTACCGTATTGGTACATTTTGCGAGGTGTTCCAGTGTACCTCTCTGTACCTCGGTCTCGCCAAAGCATAAAGAAAACTCGcaacaaaaatttacaataatgtATGAGGACACTTTGCAATTACTGatcataatgtatgtatatgaatctaGCTTTGgtaaatttcaccttttcagtaaaAACGTGTTTAATGATCAAACATTAAAACTTAAATCATGTGTCATGAGACTGATATATACTAAATTCATTCTCCTTGAAGAGAAATGTTACGAATGCAAAAGAATTACTCTGTAAA of the Macrobrachium rosenbergii isolate ZJJX-2024 chromosome 16, ASM4041242v1, whole genome shotgun sequence genome contains:
- the Mob4 gene encoding MOB-like protein phocein, producing MKMADQTVVLRRNRPGTKAENFYRWCDEAYEEMDSTLVVQQYIQQTIRLDANNIDAILNAPESQDEGVWKYEHLRQFCMELNGLAVRLQGECQPSTCTQMTATEQWIFLCAAHKTPKECPAIDYTRHTLDGAACLLNSNKYFPSRVSIKESSVAKLGSVCRRVYRIFSHAYFHHRAIFDEFEAETALCRRFTVFVTKYNLMSRDNLIVPILEDESAGQGESEA